The following proteins come from a genomic window of Macaca fascicularis isolate 582-1 chromosome 8, T2T-MFA8v1.1:
- the LOC107130717 gene encoding LOW QUALITY PROTEIN: uncharacterized protein (The sequence of the model RefSeq protein was modified relative to this genomic sequence to represent the inferred CDS: deleted 4 bases in 2 codons; substituted 2 bases at 2 genomic stop codons), producing QGPAAALPCWGDCLIKDPKTGPGPGAPRPAAMAQQGRCLRRPCTGSQDCTGGLISNLLDWWCGGRAGYLGGTLPLPQWGLVGPEVEAFPWALLRMVVVGGLLVGGQVWVRFLHPTXAPVPVPTCWPMELKNKLLLPDKEAKPAPLPTPGPLPFLHQAEWKTLKLWDRLLLPVPTXEGAGYGRKTVCLPCIPCPSANTLGMGFLVV from the exons cagggccctgctgctgccTTACCTTGCTGGGGTGACTGCTTGATTAAAGATCCCAAGACTGGACCAGGCCCTGGTGCCCCCAGACCTGCAGCTATGGCCCAACAAGGCAGGTGTTTGAGAAGGCCCTGCACAGGGTCCCAGGACTGCACTGGGGGCCTCATCAGCAACCTGCTGGAC TGGTGGTGTGGGGGGAGAGCGGGCTACCTTGGTGGTACCCTTCCTCTACCCCAGTGGGGGCTGGTGGGCCCTGAGGTGGAGGCATTTCCTTGGGCCCTGCTGAGGATGGTGGTAGTGGGTGGGCTCCTGGTAGGGGGACAGGTGTGGGTTCGATTCCTCCATCCCACATAGGCTCCTGTGCCTGTCCCCACCTGTTGGCCAATGGAGCTCAAGAACAAGCTGTTGCTGCCAGATAAAGAAGCAAAGCCTGCTCCACTGCCCACCCCAggcccccttcccttcctccaccaGGCTGAGTGGAAAACCCTGAAGCTATGGGACAGGCTTCTGTTGCCTGTGCCTACATAGGAGGGCGCTGGCTATGGCAGGAAGACAGTGTGCCTGCCCTGCATCCCCTGTCCC AGTGCAAACACCTTGGGAATGGGGTTCCTGGTGGTCTGA